Genomic window (Podarcis muralis chromosome 9, rPodMur119.hap1.1, whole genome shotgun sequence):
GATAATGCTGACCTACcctacagggctgttgtaagggcTTGCAGCAAGATGGCGTCTGTGAAACTCCCACGACCTTTCTAAAGTGCCATATCTTAACCgcgcattgcattgcatttgcaTTAAGCCAAAGGCGCGCGAGAAATTTATACCAAGAAACAGCCCTTTTTGCAGGAACCGCTTTTTGCAGAAAGGGATGAAGGGCGGCCtattaaatctaataaataaaaaaagcaataaaaaggagGCAAGGTGGAAGGCGCATTCGGACAGGGAAGGACGCAAGCGGAGAAGGGCAGCTGTAGGCGACACGGGTTTAAAATTTAAGCGTGGGACCCGGGTTGCAAGAACGTCTGGAAGCAGAATGACAAAGGCCTTTGCAGTGGAAAGGAGGGGTGGGAATCAACGCAAAGGCAGCCGGCTAACCTGAGCGGCTTCTTGGACAAGGGGCACGCGAGGATCTCCAGCAGGCCAGGGTCGAAGGGCGGGCGCTGCTGTCCTTGGGCGCCGCCCGCCTTGTCCTCGCTCTCGGCCGCGGAGCACCACGCGCGCCGGGCCGCTGCTCTCGCCGTTGCCGCTCGCGCCGCCTGCCCCCAGCGCGGAAGGCGAGTCAGGAGCCGGAGCCCGGGCAGGGCTTGCATGGTCTGCAGCTGCGCCCTGACGCTGCGCTTCCGTCTCTGCAGCGCCGAGGCCAGCCAGGAAGGGAATCCGGCTTGGGCAGGATAGTTTCCTGGGTCAGGCGAtcgctgctgctgttgtcacatagggagagagagggagtctGCGTAGTTGGTTCCTCGTAGTCGATCGCTCAACTGCTAGGTGGTGCTGAAGGACTGCATACGCTGCATAAGCTGTGGAAACGGTAGAGGACGCGCTTCGGAGGAAAGCGCTGGGCATTTATGCATTTACTTGCAATGAAGCTTCGTTGACGTGGAGTAAGATGCACGCAGGGGATCGTGGCTGCTGCATTTGTGCGTTTACTTGCAAGGAAGCTTCGTTGACTTGGAGTAAGATGCACGCAGAGGATCGTGGCTGCTGCATTTGTACGTTTACTTGCAAGGAAGCTTCGTTGACTTGGAGTAAGATGCACGCAAGGGATCGTGGCTGCTGCATTTGTGCGTTTACTTGCAAGGGAGCTTCGTTGACTTGGAGTAAGATGCACGCAAGGGATCGTGGCTGCTGCATTTGTGCGTTTACTTGTAAGAAAGCTTCGTTGACTTGGAGTAAGACGCGCGCAGGGGATCGTGGCTGCAAATCCCAATGCGGGCTTGCTTTTCAGGAAGCCTCTTGGAACCCCCTggaacttctgagtaaacgtgcatgCATTCGACTAGGGCTCCGCTGCTGCAATCCTGCGCATAAACGTGGCAGATCCTAGGCATGTTCCTTCCCAAGTTTGCCCCactgatttaaatgggactttctcccagaTGTGCAGGGCATTGCAACCATACTTCAAAATGAATGAAGAGAGGGGGACTTATTATTTCTGGGTAAACAAACCTAGGCTCGGATCCTCAATACATTAGTAGCTACAGCCAAGGATTGCAGCTTTACATGGGAGCAAGTCCTTCTGTTATGAGTGGGCCTTATTCTGAGTAAACCTTTGTACGATCAGATAGCACAGTTTATGCAAAATTGATTTAATCCATGGATGGGGAAgtagtgtccctccagatgtggttggatccCAATTCACATCAGCCATAGCTTGCAAGGTCATTGGTTTGGATTATGGGAATTTTTGGAGCCACTCTTTCCGCATCCCTGAAATCAATCAAGCCTCTTCCGATTTCAGCTGGCTTAAGGGGAGTCGCGACAATTCAGACACAGTTTTACTTCTGTGCAGTAGTCCTGCATCCCACTCTGTCACAGGAGGTGCAGCTAATtggtaaaaaagtttttttaccAAGTTATTTTGCTAAGATTGCTGCAGCCATTCCTGGATTGAGAAAGCTGGACCACCATTGTCCATGCATTGGTCACCTCAAAGTTTGGTTACTCTGCAAGACACTCTGTGCAGCTCTGTGGGGGAGCTTCTCTTGCAATTCCAAAGCTTTCAGTAGGCCAGGCTTCCAGTGTTTCTGCCCTGAGATACAACAGGTGCCCACTTTCTGCACTtcccagaattgtagagttggaagaagaaATTGGTGAGCTTTCACAGATGGATGAATGGGATTCTGCAATGGTACAAGatgcaatgtatttttttaaaaatgctgttttctgtgtttttagtggggggttttttttactaGCTTATTGCAtcttgtacattgccttgagagGTATATGTGTGAGTGTAAgacaataaataaaagaggatCTAATTGTGATGGACCACATAAAGCTGTTAGTGCTACTTGAATTCAACAAAGAAACACTGCCCTCATTCAGTCTTTGTCAGAGAACCACTCCTACAAATTGCATATAAATAATTTTCTGGCTATGCCCCCCTCCAGGTACGTTTTGTAGATGAACCAGGGATTGATGATGGTGGGCCATCCCAGGAGTTCTTCACCATCATCAGTAGGGACCTTTGTGCTCCAGAAGAACAGATATTCAGGCACTTCGAAGAATCACATCTGATTTGGTTCTCCCACAAGGTATGTATGGTTGCATTTCCATGATGTGCTTAATTTATGTTGCGTGCCCAGTGTAGAGTTTTTCTGCAGGATCAGATCTCAAGGCCCATCGGTTCCAGAACTGTGTTTCCAACAACGGCTATGCAGATGCCTCTGGGGCCTCATGAGTAGGGCTTGAAGGCAATAGCCATTCCTTGTTTTTTGTTCCTACATCTGGTACTTACAGATATACTGCCCCTGTCAGCGGAGCTTCCATTTAGCTAAGATAGATAATAGCCTTtgagagaggtaaaggtaaacggacccctgaccattaggtccattcgtgaccaactctgggcttgcgcgctcatctcactttattggccgaggaagccggtgtacagcttccgggtcatgtggccagcatgactaagccacttcgggcaaaccagagcagcgcacagaaacgccgtctaccttctcgctggagtgatacctatttatctacttgcactttgatgtgctttcgaactgctaggttggcaggagcagggaccaagcaacaggagctcaccccgtcacagggattcgaaccgccgacctcctgatcggcaagtcctaggctctgtggtttaacccacagctccacccgcgtcccttgagagATGTATCCCTCTTGAATTTGCTACCACTTTTCAGGCCATCACATGGCGGAAAGAATAATGCTTCTCTTATACTGCAATTGGCTTCCTAagtctatttttcttttctgttctgaACTGCAGTTTATCACCTAgcccaggggccagcaaactttttcagcagggggccagtccactgtccctcagaactttgGGGGGATGgaaggactatatttttttgggggggggggatgaacgaattcctatgccccacaaataacccagagatgcaatttaaataaaatcacacattctactcatgtaaaaacaccaggcagcacccaaaaataacccagagatgcatgttaaataaaaggacacattccactcatgtaaaaacatgctgattcctggaccattcgcgggccggatttagaaggcgattaggccggaTTCTGCCTCCGGCTcctagtttgcctactcatgaccTAGCCTGTATTACCATATGTCATTGTCAAATGAGGGCATATGCGAAGGGATTGTGTCTGCACAGGATCCAGATTTCAGAGCACCAGTGTTGCGCACAAATCCAGACTAGGCATGATATTATGAGCCCAGCTGCTTCCATAGCTACTTCTCAGTGGCATCTAGTTCTAGGGGTGCAAGTCAAGTCTCATCAGCctcaaccattggccatgttagaTGGGGCTGATGGCATTTGGAGCCCCCacaccatcggggagggggggaTATAGGTTCTACATCTCTGACCTAATCTGCATTTTCCAATATctgcacatatatattttttttcaaattagGTACCAGCGCAGGAAGACATATATTTTCTAATCGGGAAGCTGTTTGGGATAGCTCTCTATAATATGAAGATAGctgctttccctttcccccttgctCTGTTCAAGAAGATGGCAAACATTCAGCCAACTCTGGAAGATTTAAAAGAGCTCTCTCCTGTGGTAGGAAGGTATGGAATATTCTGCATGTCCATGTGAAATTGCATTGTGAAGAAGTACCCTTCCTTGTTTCATTACCAGAATTGCACGGTTTACTCCAGGGGTGACTAACCTGTGTTTCTTCAGAGGTAGTTGGACTCCAGCCCAGCCAGTATGACCAGTGGCCAGGACTGACCATTCGCATCAGGAGGTACACGGGTTAATCACTCTTGGGTTAGATagaccttatacagtggtacctcgggatgcgaacgacatccattctggagccccgttcgcatcctgaatataACGTAAGATGCAACAGCACGTTCGCGGGTCACGTTTAGTCGCTTCCACActtgcgcatgatgtcattttgactgcgcatgcgcgagcggcgaaaccctgaagtaacgcgctccgttacttctgggtcgccacagagCACAACCTGAacgtgctcaacctgaagcgtatttatcccgaggtatgactgtatgttgaaATCCTTTTTGCATAGTGGGGCATAGACTACAACTACAGTTTTAAACTCGCTTATTTGGAGGGCTGCAATCCGAACCCCATTTCCTTTGGAGGGTAAATTCAGTAGGACGTTTGAGGCGGCATGGTTAGGACTGTGCTAAAAATTCCCTTCAAATCAGTCGGAGTATATGTCAGCAAATACATTTAGGATTGGAACCATtctatttccccttttctcttttacCCATTAGTAATCTTCAGGCAGTCTTGGATGAAGATTTTGAAGATGTCATTGAAAACATGATGTTGGATTTCACAGTAAGAGATGTTGATAATCTAACAATCCCTCCCTATGTTTCTCCCATGCACATGCGAGCAAGCACATTTCCTTTTTTGTGGCTGAACGGAAAGTTTTTTCatccattaacaacaacaacaaaatcaaccCTACTTTCCCGCTCTGAAACATACAAACCATGCAATAAACGTTACAAATCATAACAGTAAAAATACCTGTAATCTAACGGTACTAAAACAGAACAATAGAACACTTTTTATGAAACCCAAGTTTCCAGGATAAAGGTTGCGGGTGTCAATTAAAAGCTCAGATCACTAGAACATTGGGAGTCTAATGTGGGGTGAAGGAGCGTTTTGCTATTGAGTGTCGTGATTTATTGGGGGCTGTACCTGAGCCAAAAGTTGGATGGCTACCCCATTTTCTCTATTTCTTCTACCCCCATTTCTATCTCTTGTCACCCCCTTTCCCTTTACGAGATTAGCCCAAGGGTTGCATGTTGCCACATCTTCTGCCTAAAAGACAATAACAATGGTTATGCTTGGGCATAGAATTCCAGAATGAGGGTGCCACCACAAACAAAGCCCTCCTTTCATTTGCCCCCTCTCAGAAGGTGACCTTCATTCCCAGGCAACCCAGTGCAGGAGAAGGCAGTCCTACAAACTGCTTACATGCCTTTACACAGCATCCAGCTTTCAAAATAAAAGAACGGAATGGCTTAACGACacgtgtttgtttgttgcatcccTTTTTAGATAACAGAAGAACGTGATGGATCCATAGTTGACGTTGAATTAAAAGAAAATGGTGCGAACGTTCCGGTTACCAAGTGCAACAGGCAAGATTTGTTAagtcctctccaccccaccctgtttTTAATCAGTTATATTTGGTTATATTTCATTGTTGCAATGAAAGCTCTGGGTTCTCAGTCCTGTATTTCCTTTATAATGCTAATGGAGGGTTATCTGGAGGTGGCcagaatctgtgtgtgtgtgtgtgttgctcaacCCTTCCCTTCTTCATTGATTCCCCACCCTGAAAATGCTCCTGCTGGAATGTTTCCTTCCACCCCTCCAAAATCACTAGTGAGACTGGCTGCCAGCTGTCTTGGGGGGTTTGCAGAAGAGAATTGGCAAGCTCGGGACTGGTTAAGCACCCCTCTTTTCACCAATGCTCCCCTGTAACTGGAAACCAGACATTTGTCGATGCCAAAACAATAACATAAATGCTCTTAGATACCTTTCAGGGGTCAAAGCTTTGTTTCAGCAAAGTCAGTGGCTAACTCAGATCTTCGGTTGGGCGAGGGGGGAAAGCAACCACGTTTAGTCCTGGGGTTTAAATCACCTTTCTGCTAAAGATGCTAGGTAATGCTGTTGTGAGATTTTGCTATCCTCTGTGACCCCTTTGAGCTTGAAAAGCTCCAGAGATGGTACCTGGTACCTTTGCCAGAAGGGAAAAAGCATAGGTCAAGGTCCTAGGGCCATACATATGGAAAAACATAATAATCATGGATGTTGGACCATATGGGTGATACTCATGCATGCTTATCGTAACCCACTGTTACAAATTGTCCATGGTTTCACTGGCTCCAGGATGGCTGCTGGAGGAGAAAAGGCTGAGGAAGCCATGAGCAAATCTTAGATGGAAACTTTTCAAGACTTTCAAACTTCACACACGTTTTTAGGGGAAGGGGGCATGGAGACCTGGAATGCCCCCATCTGACATTCCAACAAACAGGTGACATGGttgtagcaataataatatttagCAGTTACCGTATATAATTTTTTCAGATGCCTACCCCAACTCACATAAATTGCCTTCTGTATTCTTGGCAACAACCCTCTAAACTCTGGTCAGTATTATCTCCTCTGATTTATGGGAAGCTGAGAGGGTGGTTTCCCCGAAGACACCCAGTAATTTAACAGTAAAGGCACAGTTCAAACAAGGGACTTTCCAATTCCCAGCTCAGTCTCTTCGGCTGCTGTTCTGTGCCAGCTTATCTGAGGTTGgcaccattgaattcagtgggacttagttctgagtagacatgcttaggtTTGAGCCGAGAGCTGATCTCACCAGATAGTATGGGCACAGTTGCTTTCTGCAGACTCCCTAAATATACTCTCTTCAAAAGTTAAGAACTCAAGTTACATTGCTTATCTGTTTCATGAACTGGTGAGAGTTTATTTTGATACTTTTACATTTGTATGTATGGACCACTTTGGGTCCTTCACAGAAAATCAGGctataaatatagtaaataaatGAACCGTGTTAATCTGTTTCCAGGAAAGAATACGTTGATGCTTACGTGAACTACATGTTCAGTACTTCAGTAGAAAAGCAGTTTGGGGACTTCGTGCGTGGATTTAAAACAGGCTGCCCACATGAAATTTGGAAAATATTTCTTCCTGCTGAGCTCCGTGTTGTTCTCCTTGGACATACAGAATACGACTGGGAACAGCTAGAAAAGGTAAAACATAAATTTACCCAGGGCTCAATTGACTACTGGGTGAAATATGccaaaggaaaggggtggggatACCCTGACACTGTTATGATTTGTTTTTGTGGTTCTGCATAATTTTACTTATGTACATTGTTTAGAGGTATTAAttattttactgaaattgtgGGATTTCTTATTcttagtagttgtagtagtaaaggtaaaggtacccctgcccgtacgggcctgtcttgccagactctagggttgtgcgctcatctcactctataggccgggggccagcgctgtccgaagacacttccgggtcacgtggccagcgtgacaagctgcatctggcgagccagcgcagcacatggaacgccgtttaccttcccgctataaagcggtccctatttatctacttgcacccgggggtgctttcgaactgccaggttggcaggcgctgggaccgagcgacgggagcgcaccccgctgcggggattcgaaccgccgaccatgcgatcggcaagtcctaggcgctgaggttttacccacagcgccacccgcgtcccagtagttGTAGTAGTTTTGTCCAATTGTGAATGTAGTAtttgtattatattgtattgtattttttatatcaATTCATTTGGGATTTAGTAACAGCTTAAGAGATTTCGGGTGAAATATGAAGAAATATATAAAGTagctaaatatttaaaaaaggcaaaataaagggAATGTGTGGAGCAGCCCTCAGATTCCCTGCACAAAGTCATAAGGGGGACTGAAATATCTCACGGAATTATGTTGGGCAACGAATGTTGATTTATGTAAAGAGATACTGAAGGATTAACAGCAGGGCTatttttatttcctatgacagAATGCGAAGTACCATGGTTATGAAAGGTCGGATGAAACAATTAAGGATTTTTGGGCTGTGTTTCATGCTCTTcctgaagaaaagaagaagaatttccTCTGTAATAacgtatttcttttaaaaagtcaaaatgaATCATTTGTTTGATATTAGAATAGGAGAAAAtgatgccaatatatttcacatctggcaagtaCTGCGCCAGATTTGGTTTCATATAGTACATGGGTCTAAAAAAAAAGCATGGGACACAATTTTTCGCGGCCCATTAGTGGCTGTGGTGGCTTATTTGCCAGATGTAATAATGtgtttagcattaactctggaagtgtgtaCTCGATTCTGTCCAAACTAAGTCTTCTGTTGTATATTTTGCACTagaaggcttagtttggtcagaatcaaatACAAGCAACTCCTTAATTACGTGGAGGTTACATTCTGAGGCACAGCGTGTGTCTCTGAAATCACGTATACTGTATTTGAAACATCCTTGAAAAAGCCTGAAAATGCCCGGTTCTGCCCTCATTCTACCCCTTTTTTTGTGACTTTTGGGGTCACTTTCAGGTTCGGCACGATGCATGTGTGTGCAGTCATGCACATATTGAACGTGCCTAAATGGGGGGGTTATCTGTAtacacttcattttttaaaaaaaatccaaatacagtggtaccccgcaagacgaatgcctcgcaagacggaaaacccgcaagacgaaagggttttctgttttggaggcgcttcgcaagacgaatttccctatgggcttgcatcgcaagacgaaagcccatagggaaatgctggcggtcgggagcaaagactttcgcccacagccggccttcagaagaggacctcttctgaaggccggcggggggcaaaagtctttgctccccccccccccgcctgccttccccccgcctgccccgggtgatcttaaaatgctggcgg
Coding sequences:
- the PYURF gene encoding protein preY, mitochondrial; the encoded protein is MQALPGLRLLTRLPRWGQAARAATARAAARRAWCSAAESEDKAGGAQGQQRPPFDPGLLEILACPLSKKPLRYEESTNELINEELGIAYPITDGIPNMIPQAARMIGKEKQEEEPGQT